The Candidatus Hydrogenedens sp. genome contains a region encoding:
- a CDS encoding serine/threonine-protein phosphatase, whose amino-acid sequence MDIKVSYICNRGTQRENNEDSILINGEIFMDANGEKIMTNVEKALFIVADGMGGAMYGEIAAKIVLETLVQNPMNSKENIFSTLIKANEELHLYAEKNCDSLEIGSAVAGLSLEGNTAHVFNVGDCRIYRKNEDFLQQVSKDTSVVGKLLEQGIISYEEVRTHPQRSVLTCALSSKTDSNSLEIYYRELRLSNEETFLLCSDGLWDVLDESEMENCINMQNGNRAVSLFQKTIEKGDKDNISIILMEVRL is encoded by the coding sequence ATGGATATAAAAGTTTCGTATATATGTAATAGAGGAACTCAAAGGGAAAATAATGAAGATTCTATTCTTATTAATGGGGAGATTTTTATGGACGCAAATGGCGAGAAGATAATGACAAATGTAGAAAAAGCCCTATTTATTGTTGCAGACGGAATGGGAGGAGCAATGTACGGAGAAATTGCTGCTAAGATTGTTCTTGAAACCCTTGTCCAAAACCCAATGAATTCGAAGGAAAATATATTTTCTACTTTAATCAAAGCCAATGAGGAACTCCATTTATATGCGGAAAAGAATTGTGATTCGTTGGAAATAGGTTCTGCTGTAGCAGGTTTATCTCTGGAAGGCAATACAGCACATGTTTTTAATGTTGGAGATTGTCGTATTTACAGGAAAAACGAAGATTTCCTTCAGCAAGTTTCCAAAGATACCTCTGTTGTAGGCAAGTTGCTGGAGCAAGGAATTATTTCTTATGAAGAGGTGAGAACTCATCCTCAACGTAGTGTTTTAACCTGTGCTCTTTCAAGTAAAACAGATAGTAATTCGCTCGAAATTTATTACCGTGAATTAAGATTATCTAATGAAGAAACTTTCTTACTATGTTCTGATGGCCTTTGGGATGTTTTAGATGAAAGTGAAATGGAAAATTGTATTAATATGCAAAACGGAAATAGAGCCGTCTCTCTATTCCAGAAAACAATCGAAAAAGGCGATAAAGATAATATCAGCATTATTTTAATGGAGGTAAGATTATGA
- a CDS encoding FHA domain-containing protein, with translation MPLIKICPACKAENKAESIICNFCMTDISSLSPLNTDLASEKPTNVLQEETKENPCLLVQFENHNDSIKIYNGDIIGRHCKCKELLQKYKTISRKHVTFIFENNKWYIQDLNSSNYTYLNNQKINPGTKYEIKPKDVVSLSQDVDIKIIEGM, from the coding sequence ATGCCATTAATTAAGATTTGTCCCGCTTGTAAAGCAGAAAATAAAGCAGAGAGTATAATTTGCAATTTTTGTATGACAGATATTTCTTCACTTAGTCCACTAAATACTGATTTAGCTAGTGAAAAACCTACAAATGTTCTACAAGAGGAAACTAAAGAAAATCCTTGTTTGTTGGTTCAATTTGAAAATCACAATGATAGCATAAAAATATATAATGGAGATATTATAGGTAGACATTGTAAGTGTAAAGAACTGCTCCAGAAATATAAAACAATTTCACGTAAACATGTTACATTTATTTTTGAGAATAATAAGTGGTATATCCAGGATTTGAATAGCTCTAATTATACATATCTTAATAATCAAAAAATAAATCCAGGAACAAAATACGAAATAAAACCGAAGGATGTAGTAAGTTTATCTCAGGATGTGGATATTAAAATAATAGAAGGAATGTAA
- a CDS encoding 4Fe-4S single cluster domain-containing protein, whose translation MKRRITPLIQLIYFPIFTLGPGKRLGIWFQGCTIRCKGCIANHSWEFDPQYKMKWKEIESYLKNEYGKLTISGGEPFDQPEALLKLLKMARKYRYNDILVYSGYTYTVLDKKYPDILYYIDILIDGPFMEKNETSAIWKGSGNQNMYIFNPELKELYESYGLKEKNRSLQFVEGKQGTFVVGIPFQKDTQEIKDAIN comes from the coding sequence ATGAAAAGAAGAATTACACCTTTAATACAGTTAATTTATTTTCCAATTTTTACACTGGGTCCAGGAAAACGCTTAGGTATCTGGTTCCAGGGATGCACAATCCGATGTAAAGGCTGTATAGCAAATCATAGTTGGGAATTTGACCCACAATATAAAATGAAATGGAAAGAGATAGAAAGTTACTTAAAAAATGAGTATGGAAAACTTACTATTTCAGGTGGTGAACCTTTCGACCAACCAGAAGCACTCTTGAAATTACTTAAAATGGCGAGAAAATATAGATATAATGATATTCTTGTTTATTCAGGTTACACATATACTGTCTTAGATAAAAAATATCCTGATATTTTATATTATATTGATATATTAATAGATGGACCTTTTATGGAAAAGAATGAAACATCTGCTATATGGAAAGGTTCAGGAAATCAAAATATGTATATTTTTAATCCAGAATTAAAAGAACTTTATGAATCTTATGGATTAAAAGAGAAAAATAGAAGTTTGCAATTTGTTGAAGGAAAACAAGGGACCTTTGTGGTTGGTATTCCTTTTCAAAAAGATACACAGGAGATAAAAGATGCCATTAATTAA
- a CDS encoding AAA family ATPase gives MLQKWAKEIIRFLSVKNQFVLHGNIYDIYPFPLTTEGETKVVTLTLSNFIANLLKQEEQYSIFLNYEPLFGFKLIEGETSLIKEITGVDICKDKFYNATLSNGYEIIEKIVTNDRHPSAIILNFSSRFAEVIGEQAHLNGFYYKMFRLCLNTFPKLMGSNYPRYNLIFWILEKENDIPSWFTIENPKLKTISIPKPDNEVRNQIINSIVGEDDQFKNLDGNKQKDIIGVFVDQTSKMQGTEIISIVSLARREKLTLAEIGEAIRRYKIGVIENPWAKIELSKIEQMEQLIENRVKGQKRAVKKAVDIVRRSFYNLSGAQFSRYSQKPKGILFLAGPTGVGKTELAKTIAEVIFGSETAYIRFDMSEFGHEHSDQRLLGAPPGYVGYDVGGELTNSIKQNPFTVVLFDEIEKAHPKILDIFLQILDDGRLTSGRGETVYFSEALIVFTSNLGVYDIGPGGEKIQRINPDMEYEKVEKSILEAIGDFFKFRISRPEILNRIGENIAVFDFIRPRGAELIFRKMFENVLFKLEDTHKIIPVINEETIEKIKTIVCSDLSMGGRGIGNKIEEVFINPLSQSLIRIKPEPGMKIEILDIVENQDEWVLKIQ, from the coding sequence ATGTTACAAAAGTGGGCGAAAGAAATAATAAGGTTCTTGTCTGTAAAAAATCAATTTGTTTTGCATGGAAATATTTATGATATTTACCCATTCCCTTTAACGACTGAAGGTGAAACAAAAGTAGTAACATTAACATTATCTAATTTTATTGCAAACTTGTTAAAACAAGAGGAGCAATATTCAATATTTTTGAATTATGAACCATTATTTGGGTTTAAATTGATAGAAGGGGAGACTTCTCTAATTAAAGAAATTACTGGGGTTGATATATGTAAAGATAAGTTTTATAACGCTACTTTATCTAATGGATATGAAATTATTGAAAAAATTGTAACTAATGATAGACATCCATCGGCAATAATCCTGAATTTTTCTTCTCGTTTTGCTGAGGTTATAGGAGAACAAGCCCACCTGAATGGGTTTTATTATAAGATGTTTCGCCTGTGCCTAAATACTTTTCCTAAGCTAATGGGTTCTAATTATCCTCGTTATAACTTAATATTCTGGATATTAGAAAAAGAAAACGATATTCCTTCATGGTTTACTATTGAGAATCCCAAACTTAAAACAATAAGTATTCCCAAACCTGATAATGAAGTTCGAAACCAGATTATTAATTCAATTGTAGGTGAGGACGACCAGTTTAAAAATTTAGATGGAAATAAACAAAAAGACATAATAGGAGTATTTGTGGATCAAACATCTAAAATGCAAGGGACAGAGATAATATCTATTGTTTCACTTGCCAGAAGAGAGAAATTAACGTTGGCAGAAATAGGTGAAGCCATCCGTAGGTATAAAATAGGAGTGATAGAAAATCCATGGGCAAAAATTGAATTATCCAAAATTGAACAAATGGAACAATTGATAGAGAATAGAGTAAAAGGACAAAAAAGGGCGGTAAAAAAAGCAGTCGACATAGTTCGGCGTTCATTTTATAATCTTTCAGGGGCACAATTTTCAAGATACTCCCAAAAACCCAAAGGTATTTTGTTTTTAGCAGGACCTACAGGAGTAGGAAAAACAGAATTAGCTAAAACAATAGCGGAAGTTATATTCGGAAGTGAAACAGCATATATTCGATTTGATATGTCTGAGTTTGGTCATGAACATTCCGACCAAAGATTATTAGGTGCTCCTCCGGGCTATGTAGGCTATGATGTAGGTGGAGAATTAACAAATTCTATAAAACAAAATCCGTTTACAGTTGTTCTTTTTGATGAAATTGAAAAAGCACATCCCAAAATTCTTGATATCTTTTTACAAATTCTCGATGACGGAAGGCTTACATCCGGTCGTGGAGAAACTGTTTATTTTTCAGAGGCTTTAATTGTATTTACATCTAATCTTGGTGTTTATGATATAGGTCCTGGGGGAGAAAAGATTCAAAGAATTAATCCCGATATGGAATATGAAAAAGTAGAAAAAAGTATTCTGGAAGCCATAGGAGATTTTTTTAAGTTTAGAATTTCTAGGCCCGAAATATTAAATAGGATAGGCGAAAATATAGCGGTCTTTGATTTTATTCGTCCACGAGGGGCAGAACTTATATTTAGAAAAATGTTTGAAAATGTGTTATTTAAATTAGAAGATACTCATAAAATTATTCCGGTTATTAACGAAGAAACAATAGAAAAAATAAAAACTATTGTATGTTCAGATCTTTCTATGGGAGGACGGGGTATTGGAAATAAAATTGAAGAAGTGTTTATTAATCCTTTATCCCAATCTTTAATTAGAATAAAACCAGAACCAGGAATGAAAATTGAGATATTAGATATAGTTGAGAACCAAGATGAGTGGGTATTGAAGATTCAATGA
- a CDS encoding glycoside hydrolase family 127 protein, whose translation MIISVSVFCIISSLCVAEDAFLSQIPIDSIKVGGEFGRRMQTTIYNNSMVIDIDEFFLDDFRKKEDCDGYVGMGKTIDAFAKFAKYTNDPNVIKKKEYIVNTILGLQEPDGYIGYLKPECRVWTLWDIAEISYIILGLLTEYRLFDNEKAFDGAKRAGDYLIEKMSPYPGRIPAPGDLCWEMGTIGVEDAMLSLYEETKDTKYLNFVKDYMRLPQWDMPIVKGRWGKVEGHVYTYIKRCMEKQKLYRIEPDEDLLTPSKRVMDFLLKGNGLVITGTSGQHECWHDTQEGIANLGETCATAYLIRWWDELLRWFHDSRYADLMERTIYNALFAAQSPDGRKIRYYTPFEGKRVYFDQDNYCCPCNYRRMIADIPCMVYYLGEKGIYVSLYTQSKANMKLKNTNLEIAQDTRYPSDGKVKLSVNPSNPEVFSIFLRIPLWCKTFEVMVNGEKVSTERISDGSWYEIRREWKKDDVIELSLDMKVRFIKGVQVQAGRCALMYGPVVFCMSTVKNPYLKEVPIRAITIDLNTVEGPFRDDSIREDGLMLKVKGWRTTTWYPHAKYDYDNIVLTEFSDPDGEITYFHVPNPEDPLIENDEFLGMNIWK comes from the coding sequence ATGATTATAAGTGTTAGTGTTTTTTGTATTATAAGTTCGCTTTGTGTAGCTGAAGATGCTTTTTTATCCCAAATCCCAATAGATTCTATTAAAGTAGGAGGAGAGTTCGGTAGACGAATGCAGACAACAATTTATAATAATTCAATGGTTATAGATATTGATGAATTTTTTCTTGACGATTTCCGAAAAAAAGAGGATTGTGATGGATATGTTGGAATGGGTAAGACCATAGACGCATTTGCAAAATTTGCCAAATATACGAATGACCCCAACGTAATAAAGAAGAAGGAGTATATAGTGAATACCATTTTAGGACTACAAGAGCCGGATGGATATATCGGTTATTTGAAACCAGAATGCAGAGTATGGACATTGTGGGATATTGCAGAGATAAGTTATATTATTTTGGGGTTACTTACAGAGTATAGATTGTTTGATAACGAAAAGGCTTTTGATGGAGCGAAAAGAGCAGGCGATTACCTTATAGAAAAAATGAGTCCATATCCCGGCAGAATACCTGCCCCCGGTGATTTATGCTGGGAAATGGGAACAATAGGTGTCGAAGATGCCATGTTAAGTTTATATGAGGAGACGAAAGATACTAAATATCTTAACTTTGTAAAAGATTATATGCGACTACCTCAATGGGACATGCCAATTGTTAAGGGTAGATGGGGGAAAGTGGAAGGACATGTATATACTTATATAAAACGATGTATGGAAAAGCAGAAACTTTATAGAATAGAACCCGATGAGGATTTATTAACACCATCAAAGCGAGTAATGGATTTTCTGTTGAAAGGGAACGGATTGGTTATTACTGGCACATCCGGTCAACATGAATGCTGGCACGATACACAAGAGGGGATAGCAAACTTAGGTGAAACCTGTGCAACTGCTTATTTAATAAGATGGTGGGATGAATTATTAAGGTGGTTTCATGATTCAAGGTATGCCGATTTAATGGAACGCACTATTTACAATGCACTTTTTGCTGCTCAGTCACCAGATGGAAGAAAAATAAGATATTACACGCCGTTTGAAGGTAAGCGAGTATATTTCGACCAGGATAATTACTGTTGTCCTTGTAATTATAGAAGAATGATAGCGGATATTCCATGCATGGTATATTACCTTGGGGAAAAGGGAATTTATGTTAGTTTATATACTCAGTCTAAAGCGAATATGAAATTGAAGAATACCAATTTGGAAATTGCACAGGACACACGGTATCCGAGTGATGGTAAAGTAAAACTATCTGTAAATCCATCGAACCCCGAAGTGTTTTCAATATTTCTTCGTATTCCTTTATGGTGCAAGACATTTGAAGTTATGGTAAACGGAGAGAAAGTGTCAACAGAAAGAATTAGTGATGGTTCGTGGTATGAGATTAGAAGGGAGTGGAAAAAAGATGATGTCATAGAGTTGTCGTTAGATATGAAAGTAAGATTTATTAAAGGGGTCCAGGTGCAGGCGGGGAGATGTGCATTGATGTATGGACCTGTTGTGTTTTGCATGAGCACAGTCAAAAACCCCTATCTCAAAGAAGTACCAATAAGAGCAATAACCATAGACCTTAATACCGTAGAAGGACCATTCAGAGACGATTCAATCAGAGAAGATGGATTAATGTTAAAAGTAAAGGGCTGGAGAACTACCACATGGTATCCGCATGCCAAGTATGATTATGATAACATTGTTCTGACAGAATTTTCTGACCCCGATGGAGAAATAACATACTTCCATGTTCCTAATCCCGAAGACCCATTGATAGAAAACGATGAATTCTTGGGTATGAATATATGGAAGTAA
- a CDS encoding glycoside hydrolase family 127 protein — protein sequence MDFMSISLMFVLMTMGAFEDMFKPIPLDAVKVSGEMGRRIDMTIYNNTMVMDIDGEFLEPFIKKENGEGGYVGIGKTIDALVRFAKYTNDPKVIERKNHVVKTLLDAQEKDGYIGLFKEGARVWRLWDIHEIAYIIYGLVMEYRFFGDESALEGARKAGDYLIQNMSPYPGRIPGDGDICWEMGTTGVETAMLCLYEDTKDAKYLDFVKNYMKLDQWDGPIIKGRWGTIQGHAYAHLKRCMAKMQLNRIETNMDLLKPSSKVLDFILKNNGLVIIGTCGQHECWHDTQEGSCNLGETCMTAYLIRWWDEWLRETGNPKFGDLMERAIYNALFGAQSLDGRKIRYYTPFEGKRVYFDQDSYCCPCNFRRIISELPQMIYYTNDKSIYINLFTPSKASLTVDNTPIEIEQETNYPSDGIVKIKISKIPKEMAFPISFRVPSWCKEIKTRIDNGDWIVKDDLAGGILAIGSSWKKGSVLEIDLGIRTRIIRGVQAQAGRVAVMYGPQVFCVSKKSNPALEDKDLRNLTIDPKTLEGPFPDDTVRKGGLKFTVKGWNTLSWYPLVKYDYENIVLTEFPDPDGEITYFHVPNPEDPLFEQDEFIGFDLSIK from the coding sequence ATGGATTTTATGAGTATTTCGTTGATGTTTGTTTTGATGACAATGGGTGCTTTTGAGGATATGTTCAAGCCGATTCCTCTGGATGCAGTTAAAGTCAGTGGCGAAATGGGCAGACGAATAGATATGACGATATATAACAATACAATGGTAATGGATATTGATGGTGAGTTTTTAGAACCATTTATAAAAAAGGAAAATGGTGAAGGTGGATATGTTGGAATAGGCAAGACTATTGATGCGTTGGTTCGATTTGCTAAATACACCAACGACCCAAAGGTAATTGAACGCAAAAATCATGTTGTTAAAACATTGCTTGATGCACAGGAAAAAGATGGATATATCGGTTTATTTAAGGAAGGTGCTCGTGTGTGGAGACTTTGGGATATACATGAGATTGCCTACATAATCTATGGGCTTGTGATGGAATATCGGTTCTTTGGTGATGAATCTGCATTAGAAGGAGCCAGGAAAGCCGGTGATTATCTCATTCAAAATATGAGCCCATACCCGGGACGCATCCCCGGCGATGGTGATATATGCTGGGAGATGGGTACCACTGGCGTTGAAACTGCAATGCTCTGCTTGTATGAGGATACAAAAGACGCAAAATATTTAGATTTCGTTAAAAACTACATGAAATTAGACCAGTGGGATGGACCGATTATAAAAGGCAGATGGGGGACCATACAGGGGCATGCCTATGCTCATTTGAAACGATGCATGGCAAAAATGCAGTTAAACCGTATCGAAACAAATATGGACCTGTTAAAACCAAGCAGTAAAGTACTCGATTTTATATTAAAGAATAATGGACTGGTTATAATCGGCACATGCGGACAGCACGAATGCTGGCACGATACGCAAGAGGGAAGTTGTAATCTCGGTGAAACATGCATGACTGCTTATTTAATCCGATGGTGGGATGAATGGTTAAGAGAAACCGGTAATCCAAAATTTGGCGATTTAATGGAGCGTGCTATTTATAACGCCTTATTCGGTGCTCAATCGTTAGATGGTCGAAAGATCCGCTACTATACGCCATTTGAAGGGAAACGAGTATATTTTGACCAGGATTCTTATTGCTGTCCATGTAACTTCCGCAGGATAATTTCGGAATTGCCTCAGATGATATATTACACAAACGATAAATCCATTTATATAAACCTATTTACCCCTTCAAAAGCCAGTTTAACTGTTGATAATACCCCTATCGAAATAGAACAAGAGACAAATTATCCATCAGATGGGATTGTGAAAATTAAAATCAGCAAAATTCCAAAAGAGATGGCTTTTCCTATATCATTTCGTGTTCCTTCCTGGTGTAAAGAAATCAAAACAAGGATAGATAACGGAGATTGGATAGTAAAGGATGATTTAGCAGGGGGTATATTGGCAATAGGAAGTTCTTGGAAAAAAGGTTCCGTACTTGAAATTGACTTGGGGATTAGGACGCGTATTATCCGTGGAGTTCAGGCTCAAGCAGGTAGAGTTGCTGTTATGTATGGACCGCAGGTATTCTGTGTGAGCAAAAAATCAAATCCTGCACTTGAAGATAAAGATTTAAGAAACCTTACTATTGACCCAAAGACTTTAGAAGGACCATTTCCAGATGATACTGTGCGGAAAGGTGGCTTAAAATTTACAGTAAAAGGCTGGAATACACTCAGCTGGTATCCACTTGTAAAGTATGATTATGAGAACATTGTTCTGACAGAATTCCCTGACCCCGACGGAGAAATAACATACTTCCATGTTCCTAATCCCGAAGACCCATTGTTTGAGCAGGATGAGTTTATAGGATTTGACCTTTCAATAAAGTAG